The following proteins are encoded in a genomic region of Palaemon carinicauda isolate YSFRI2023 chromosome 19, ASM3689809v2, whole genome shotgun sequence:
- the LOC137659056 gene encoding tigger transposable element-derived protein 1-like, which yields MPPKKASASSNAGGDEKRKVVCKTIEFKKELIAKYESGVHVNEQQLAGFSISEDVICGKARQLYRDLINKDHSMVPEGFDFKSSRGWFEKFRKSSGIHFVVHHGEAGSSDKDAAEKFKVEFANFVKAEEYHPQQIFYFDKTEIFWKKMLQRTYITHEENPMPGHKPMKNRFTLLLCSNASGDYKIKPLLVFLSDNPRAFMKSKLPVVWRSNTKAWLTRQYFTEWVHEVFAPAMKKYLEEKKLPLLCLFMIDNAFAHPSGLEDDLTDEFDFIKIKFLPPNMTPLLQPMDQ from the exons ATGCCTCCGAAGAAAGCAAGTGCAAGTAGTAATGCTGGTGGTGATGAAAAGAGGAAAGTAGTGTgcaaaactattgagtttaaaaAAGAATTAATAGCAAAATATGAATCGGGTGTGCATGT AAACGAGCAACAGTTAGCAGGGTTTAGTATTAGCGAGGATGTTATTTGTGGCAAAGCAAGACAACTGTATAGGGATTTGATAAACAAAGACCACAGCATGGTTCCTGAAGGGTTTGACTTCAAGTCAAGCAGAGGGTGGTTTGAAAAGTTTAGGAAGAGCAGTGGAATACACTTCGTGGTTCATCATGGGGAGGCAGGAAGTTCAGACAAGGATGCTGCGGAAAAGTTTAAAGTCGAGTTTGCTAATTTCGTCAAGGCCGAGGAATATCATCCCCAGCAAATTTTTTACTTTGACAAAACTGagattttttggaagaaaatgctacAAAGGACTTACATCACACATGAGGAGAATCCGATGCCTGGTCACAAACCTATGAAGAATAGGTTTACTCTCTTGCTATGTAGCAATGCTAGCGGCGATTACAAAATAAAGCCGCTTCTTGTTTTTCTTTCGGATAATCCCAGAGCATTCATGAAGAGTAAATTGCCTGTTGTGTGGAGGTCAAACACAAAGGCTTGGCTGACCAGACAATATTTTACAGAGTGGGTGCATGAGGTATTTGCCCCAGCCATGAAAAAATATTTGGAGGAAAAGAAGTTGCCGTTACTCTGCCTTTTCATGATTGATAATGCTTTTGCCCACCCTTCAGGTTTGGAGGATGACTTAACTGATGAATTTGATTTCATCAAAATCAAGTTTCTGCCTCCAAATATGACACCACTGCTCCAACCCATGGACCAGTAA